The Eleginops maclovinus isolate JMC-PN-2008 ecotype Puerto Natales chromosome 6, JC_Emac_rtc_rv5, whole genome shotgun sequence DNA segment AATTACATTCAGGTCTCTCATCCTCAAGATAACAGTCAAGCAAGGTTTGACATTTATGAGCAGAAAGCCttggtatttttttattaggGAATATTGTTGTATGTGTGTAATCAAAGCCATTGAATTCCACCTCTTTTTCTCTGTACCCTCCTAAGCAGTATACTTCACTCAAATTAAATTTGGCAGGTTTGCACAGGCAAAGTcttaggggaaaaaaacacaatatttggtTTGATTGCCCAGAGACATTTTTGAAACTCCATCAATTCCATCAACTAATAATGTCAAACCAGAGGGCAATTCTGCAAACAACTACACTAGTTTTGGTATAACTATGCAGTCTTCTGCTATCACAAGGCAGAAGCTTTGCTAGTGTGAGACACCGATGCCATTATATAAATAGATCTGAGTCGCAGTGATTACACTTGCTTGCAACACTGTTTTTGACAGCAGTCTGAAGCCTTTGAAAACCTGacaaattcaactttatttGGTGCATACTGCCAGCTTAAAACCCTTTCACTTCTTTCAAGCTTTCACAAACACCAGGCGGGAGGAGTAGATCAGGTCGGCCAGGTAAAGGACGAAGTTGACCCCGGTGAGCACAGACACCACCATGTTCttatcccacacacacaaaccctgcGTGTTGCTGCAGTTGTAGGGCCTATTTTTTGCGCCGCCATGCTTTGGGTCAAAGTTGAAGATCGGCCAGATGATGGTCGCTGATAGATAGAGGACAACAGCCAGCAGGGCGTAGGCGGACAGGAAGCGTGCGAACGGGAAAGGAAGGCAGCCAGTGCATTCGCCTATGCAGAGCAGGATGATGGCCGCCGACAGGATGAAGCAGATGCAGTAGACCGACATGCAGTACTTGAGCGCGTCATGACGGTCGTACAACACAGGGTCGCTGATGAAGACGAAGATGATGCAGGCCACAAAGGTCTCGCAGACTTTCAGGAGGCCTGGAGCTGTCGCCATGTAGCCGGCAACTTCTCCCGGACGCGCCTTGCTGATGCTCACCTCGCTAATGTAGGCGATGGTGGCCAGGCAGGAGAAGACGGTCGACACGATGCGGTAGTCGCGGAGTTCGCTCTGGCCTATGGAGCCCTTGAGATAATAGAGAGGGAAGATGATGGAGGCGGACAGGCAGAGCAGGGCGGCATAGCAGGCGAAGGTGATGGGGAAGTTCTTCCAGGAAACAGGGGCTCTGGTCTGCAGGCCGAAGATCTCCACCAGGAGGACAAGGAGGGTCCCGGCGAAACT contains these protein-coding regions:
- the myadmb gene encoding myeloid-associated differentiation marker homolog, whose protein sequence is MAVVLHTNPLFWTRLAAMIFACVAFSVAVHGGRLSHGTGDWCVFCWAFSFAGTLLVLLVEIFGLQTRAPVSWKNFPITFACYAALLCLSASIIFPLYYLKGSIGQSELRDYRIVSTVFSCLATIAYISEVSISKARPGEVAGYMATAPGLLKVCETFVACIIFVFISDPVLYDRHDALKYCMSVYCICFILSAAIILLCIGECTGCLPFPFARFLSAYALLAVVLYLSATIIWPIFNFDPKHGGAKNRPYNCSNTQGLCVWDKNMVVSVLTGVNFVLYLADLIYSSRLVFVKA